The nucleotide sequence GCGTGATAAcaattatattataaatacctTCAACTTCGTTTtccattttaatttgattaaaTATTCGAGGAATAACACAAAATACACCAGTTTCAAATGTGCTCTTATTTGCAAAGCATTCACAATCAAAGTTTGTGGTAAATGATCAGCTGACTTCCAGGGCTGCACAAATTTGCAGTGCTTCGATTTCAACAATACGACTATGCTTTTTAACTGCCCTAGTTAATATTCTattgcaataaaatattatttttgcaaaactcttaaaaaaaaaatttgaatttctgCCAAAATTTTTGGCATTTGGACCAGTGTGCATTGGTAGACTACATTAAATTTGTGACGTTATTGATTGTATTTGGGCCAATATTTCCTTGATCTGAGAGTCTCTAGTATCTGGTGGAAATTTCCAAAGGTTGTCCACGAAAAGTTCGGCGAATGCGTGTAGTTTCGATGGTATGCAAAATTgaactctttattttttggtgTTAGCATGAGAGAGGAAtgttaatttaaaaatctcGAAGAGAGCAAGAGTAATTACACTTGTGTTACGAATTCAAATAATAGAGGGTGACCGAACATCCCGACCCACGTTGATGTACAAACTTTCAAGAGACTGGTAAAAGAGCATGTCTTGGCCACGGACACTACTCGACCCAACTTCCACTTAAATGGCGGcaaattattttctttgaCTGTGACCATAAATCAAACTTTCAGATTTGGTAAAGCTGATGTCCATTTCGTCCTGGCTCCAAGCTCGTTGAAGTATTCGGCAAAGTAAGTTTAATATGTTGACAACGTTTGATTTCACGCTCGGCTTACTCGCGTGGAGCATCTCCGTGAGAACGTAAACTTCGTTGGGGTTGGACGCGAGCGGTGACAATGGCCGTTCCTTCTATTTCAACAATGACTGTGGTCAGATCTTCGAATGTAAATCGCGCGTCGAGTAGACTTCGCAGAGGCCGCCGAAGTGTGGAGCCCTAGGTagaataaaatgaaaagaTATTTCTTCTTCGAAACATTAAGCTTGAATGGCATCTTGAGTACTTGGGTCAAGCATGAACCCTTTTAACTCAAGTTATTCGTTACCTTTACCCATATAATTGTGGTCGCGTTATCACAGTCGGTATGCGACACTGGTCAACGGAAAActattttatgttttaatgactttaaaaataaggTTGTTTATAGATTCGAGACGATTTCGATGTGAACAGCCTTGACTGCCATGCAAACGAATACGGGGATGTAAGACTTGGTAGGTCCGTTTCCTCTAGTACGCAAATATGTATTCACTGGACCGCATAAATCAACTCTAACATGACGAAATGGCTTGTCCACCGACATCCGTTCCGTAGGCACTGCGCCCATATCTTGGCACGGCAAGATTAGACGGTATCGCATGCAACGCACACAAGAGCCCTCGACGCTGCCTTCTAAAGCTCAAGCACTTGTGATCCAAAATTGAAGTCTCAACAATCCGACCAGTCCCTTGGGTTCTGCATGGTAGTTCTGGATTTAGGGCTGACAAAAGGGAAAAGTGAGACTCTTTGGGTAAAAGCAGAGGATGTCGTTGTCGTGTCGGAATATTTGTGTTTTCCAGTATGCCTCCAACGTATGACGAAACCGAAATAAATGACTCCAGATAGCCATTTTAAGAGGTGGTCTCATATGTCCAATTCAAAATATAGGTTGATTCAGTTAGTTGAGTTCAGTTAGTTCACCGTCCAGTTGAGTTGTGTCCAGTTCTGTGGTCCCATATTGACGTGGCCAATGGGTTTCAGACAATGTCGGCTGGATTGAGCTGAGTCAGCACTTGTTTTCAATGTCGTATGCTCTGGAATAAGGCGACTCGATTTCCGGCGAATGTAGTTAATGTAATTGAGTGTTGCTAAAGCCAGTGTAGTACAATCTGCGAATGAGACCAAAAGACTGCCCTGTGCGGCTTGTCGATGAGTATGTTTTTGAATTTGGTGTACTATTTTCTTAGTAAATGCAATGCGCTCAAATCGAGTCTGGGCAACGATTGTTTAACTGGTGCCACTCGCGGTTTGGCAGAAGCTAAACATTGCAGTTTTTAAGCGAGTCGATGGATCGCACATACAGGAGGATGCCGTCTGCATGTATCAAAGCATCGCAAAATGCGTGCAACTCAATGGTTTTAAAATCAGGTCTAGGCAAAATCGATGTTTTGACTCTTACGGTaacgacctgcaagggtaCAGAAACTTCTGCTTGTCGAAGttagcttcctttcttgttaatAATTTTTTGCACAAGCAATCTGACACTTTGAAGCACCAAACTGTTACGTCCCAAAATAGAACTACGTGTGTCCTCGAGTGGGCAGCGCCGGCTAGCTCTAGAGCACTTGGGGTGTGAGTACTCCAACCctgcccacacacacacaacaatAAACAAACAGATGTTTGTACCTTACAACACTTCACGCTGCAACAGTTGTCTTACTGCTGGACCAAAACAACTATAAGACTAACAAAACACGTTCTCACAAAACTAACTCTCCTACTTGTTCCCTTCTAGGTCACAGGACACCATCGAACATATTGTGGGCTTTTGGGGGCAAGCCCAAAGCCTCTGGGCTCCCACCCGACCGTAGCAGCCGTAGATGTCTCCGACTGCCCCTTGGACCGGTCACCGTAGGATACCTTAGAACTGTTTACATGTTCCCTTCCCTCTGAAAGATAGGTCTACTCCATATTCATTCTATTACAATTTATTCACTTAGATTATTTACAGAACTTCTTCAGCTTCCTGTAACCAAACCCATCAACCACCGCCCGCCGGGTGCAACAGTCCCACACAGGGATTTATGTAGACGGATAGACTGGTCTGTTTTCTTTCTTTCGGTCCCTACCTAAAAGAGCTCTCTTAAGTGGATCCCAGACTCGATGATAACACGCGACCTATTCGACGCGGTCGCTGGAGAGGATTCCCCGTGCTCCGCTCTACAATTACGGTcatgtttgttttttgttctttGGCTTTgatgatttaattttgaattgtTCACATAcggcaataaataaattggtttaaatTAATGATATAATGATGGACGACACAACATAAGCATGAAAGAAATATTTCGCGCTAAGAAGCCGTTCTCCTCCAGCTCCGGTTGGTGACGTAACTCCACCACGTGATGTTACGCTCGATCGAGTCTTCCACCGAATTCTGGGCAGGATTGCGCCCCTTCCCGGAGTAAATTCTCCACGCGCGAGGATAACTTTTGGCAGGCACGACGGGTTCCTCCAGGTGGCTGGCGGCTGGAGGCACCGGATCCGCCGATTACGTAACCTTTGGCTGAGAACCGGGGTTGCTCCAAAAAAAACTTGGCCAGGCCCTAAATAATGGAACCTTGCCACTTCAGAGACCGTTCTTCGGCGTCGGCGACCGGCGAAAACTTTGAACGGCCGGGATCACTTCTTTTTAATGGACGGCACTGCGTTCGAAATTTTGATTGCAATTATCTTGGCGCTGATGGCCACTTGAACACCGCGTCCGCTGTAAGGAGATAGCTATTTCATTGAACCCGCTGCGACTGCGCGCCGCCGACACCAAATCTAAACTTATCTAGTGTCGGTCACTTTCCTTCCGCCAACCCATGCAGATTACGGACCTCTGTTCCCTGCATTCTGAATCAATGTCCCTATAACCTACATTTGTCCGgtttgaatttgaattcgCCCCTAAACTGACTCCAATTTTCACGTTGCCCATCACTGGACCCTAAACCCACTTTGCATCTCTGGTTTTCCCGATTAAACGATTACAAAACgttaaaaaacagaaaaaaaaaataaattgtttttgcttGATAATATCGATGTTATCGATGGTTTACACTATCACCATCGGAAACATCGAGTGGAGGCGCTATCGAAGTTTTTAAACATCTACTGCGTACTAAGctcttttaaattttcaattcGTTTGGGCGAATGAGCAGTAAAAGCTTAAAGGTAAGATTATGGAAATTTAAAACAGTTGGGGCCAATGGAAAACCATGTTTTAGTCtgtaaagcctagtactcacatcgacgaaaaccgcgagctaaccattcGGGtttgtttttcagcgcggtactcagataaTCTAAGgaaattcgaaaaaaaaaacagatttAGCTAGTGAATTTCGtcgaacgccgttagccgcggcttaaaaaataaagcatagtactcagatcgggcaagagtttcactagtcgaaaaatcttattctgtGTAGtgcgaagttttcaaagttcacccgcaatgcatggtagcatggtcttactgacAAGCAGTTGGGcttgaaatttaaattaaaaaaggaggagtctgctggcacacaaagaaattaaaataaaaataagtgGAATGCTCAacgaattttattatttatgtaaGTTAATAGcttaaagcttccttctcgtcccacggatgctttgCGGCTAGGcttaaagcctagtactcagttccgctaagagtttcactagttgaaaaatcgtattctttgtagtgtcaCCGAAGTTTTcgaagttcacccgcaatacATGTAGCAAGATCTTActaacaaatcaattggatcaatttaaaaaagaagagtctgctggtgcacaaagaaattaaaatacaaataaatggaatgatcatcgaatgtttttatttatgtaaataagtagttaaaagcttccttctcgtcccacggatgcttcgccatctttcccgcgccaTCAGCAGTCCAtctccgagtcccaataggcatattTTAAACGGGGATCCTCCGcctgatgctgcaggaagtcgcccagcataCTGGCAATGGCTGGTAGTGGCTTCTCCAGGTGTGCCTTAGGGGGCGGCCTTTTTTCCTCATCCATCTCCGCTTAAGTTGTCAAATAGCTGGTGAAGGTGAAATCCTGTGGTTCACCAATGGAGTGCTCGTCGAAGATAGGCGTCTTTTCTCTTCTGCAGTGACCTCCAGGTTTTTTGGGGGcaacttttcatttttaattttaagttcCCACACCGCATTtccacgaacaccgccaaagattaaatttcttattctttgggccgcggctaacggcgttcatcgaaattcactTGCTAAATCTGGTACTTTTTCTCGTATTTCCTTAGCTTGTCTGAGTACCGTGCTGAAAAACAAACCCGACGGAAAGCGTTAGCCGCCTGTTTGCCTCTCACTtgctcctatggttagctcgcggttttcgttgATGTGTGTACTAAGGTAATgcaatgaaataattatttggCGCTGAAAACATTCCACATGTTAGCGGTTAATTTGTATGTTGTTTTCGCGGtgttttccattgtttttcgGAGTCACGTCCTCTTTCTTCGCGTACGGTTTAATTATACCGACGAGCTGTTCGCCTTAGCGATTCTCTATGTGAACAAGACGCCGCTTCAAATTGCAACAGCGATTTTAAGAAGTAAGCACAGGCTACAATAGAATtatgttaaataaatataaagaaTGCGTTGCGACTTGATTTTTGTGTAAATTTTGCTGGAATAATTAAAGTACTGTATTATTCCTTATCAtatatttctgttttttctggtatattttgttctttacTTGTACGTAAACAGTGTCTGTTACCCATTTTCTCCTCGCTCTATACCTTGACTGACCGACGCATCTTGTCGATGTGAGCACTTAATTCCAATAACTAATAGCGTCTTGACATAGAATCAATCCTACATCTACCATCCGTTGAACGGATGGTCCATAAGGTTTTGCCGTTCCGAAAATTTCCCAGTTAGTTCCCCATACAAATTTGACTGACTCTTTTATGCGATAGTAAGACGATGTTTGTGCGGTGCAACTCTGAGCTCTTCTTCTTGTGAAATCGAAACATTCACTACAAAAACGTAAACAATGATGACAGGACACAGTCGAAAATGGAAGGAGCAGAAGCAACAGGCTTCGTTCGATTAGCCAGATCAGCTGTTATCGGATGGTAGACGGTTGTGCTCTGTGGGAATCGGAGTTTCACATTTGAAAATGGGAGGCACAggatggtagatggtggatgtTCCCTGTGGAAATCGTAGTTTCACATTTGTCAAAAATCCCAACCGTTTCGAACGGATGGATTCTTTGTGAAGGGGGTATAAACATTGTTTGTTCACCCGCAATACATGCGAAGGTTAATTATTTGTTCTGCCTTCCAAACATGAAAGCCCTATCGTTATACATTTTCCCTTTTTATATTTCCTTAGTAAAACTTATTTAAAGGTTTAACCATATTGCATCAAcatattatttaaaacaataCCCACATACATATGTTATGTTAGTTAGGTGTTATCGCGTACACCCAGTATCAGCTAATGGCCGCGTTCAGCAGAGTAACATAATTACTGATCACAGTTGGATTAATATTCAGTTATCATGTTTATTCAAGTTTAAACTGCACCAGACATTGTTTAAATGTatatatgaaaaaaattaaccTTATTCATGGACTTATAACAAAGGTTCAGTTATTTCTTACCAAAATTTCCGCAGCAATTTATCATGTATCAAGACAACGTAGCGTGCCTGTTTACTAATAATGATTCTACAGAACTGTTGTAAAAATTCCACAGTGATCAGGTATTATATTGTTCTGCTGAACACCCccaacattttatttttttcggcATAAATATTCTAGTGGATATAACGTATAAGAACGTAGAGTTGTGTTTCTTACATTCCAATAGTTTCTGTGTTAAGAAAAACGTTAAATGACGATATCGTGACAGATTTGTGGGGGATTACGACGACACCTTTTCTGCTTCCGGTAAATATCTCCTTCTTTTTTGTTTCGCTTCGTTGGAGGAGGTACGTGTGCTCTTTGAATGATCTTATATAATCTggaataatatatatatttacaatacAATCTTTTAATATGCTATGAATTACGTACCTGTTTTGCCAGAGTTAAACTTATTTATCtatcttttatatatataggAGTGAAAATGGGTCGCCGACCAGCAAGATGgtatgaatattatttttttttatgtaaaATAAGAGTTTATTAATGGTGTTGACTATTTTCAGTTACCGCTATTGTAAGAACAAGCCTTATCCAAAGTCTCGATTTTGTCGGGGTGTACCTGACCCCAAAATTCGTATATTTGATTTGGGAAGAAAAAAGGCTACCGTTGAAGATTTTCCCCTGTGTGTTCATTTGGTTTCTGATGAATATGAACAGCTGAGTAGTGAAGCTTTGGAAGCTGGCCGCATTTGTTGCAACAAGTATTTGGTCAAGTACTGCGGAAAGGACCAGTTCCACATCAGAATGCGTCTGCACCCATTCCACGTCATCCGcatcaataaaatgttgtCATGCGCTGGAGCTGATAGGCAAGTTTGTGAATTTATATCTAACTCTTAACTATTAATATTTGATTTATCTTCAGGCTTCAGACTGGAATGCGAGGAGCTTTTGGAAAGCCACAGGGCACGGTTGCCCGAGTTCGCATTGGTCAGCCCATTATGTCTGTCCGCTCAAGCGATCGTTACAAGGCTCAAGTTATTGAAGCTTTGCGTCGTGCGAAGTTCAAGTTCCCTGGACGGCAGAAGGTcagtaaatatttttcttttattgaGAATAATCTAAAGTGAGTCACAAAAGTATTCCTTGCGAGGTACCCTACGAAAAAATACATgtttctttttaatgaatatgtaacaaattgatatttttgatcatacaggttattattttttttgttttttaggaAATTAGCTTTATTGCTGTTTTTTTTGGAAATTACTAGAACTACAAAATATTGTCTGACAAAagtatttcattttttgtttcGGCATTAAACAtctgtttttcttttaaatttattattttgtatgcGAGCCAATGCGTCTCGGCATTGACTCCACTAGTTTTCGGCACCTCACTTTGGGTATGGTCGACCATTCCTTCAGGAAATCTTATGTTCCTGGACTTTTAGCTTAAGATGGGCCCAATGATTTTTAATAGGGTTGACGCCTGGCGTCTGTGGAGGAGTTTGAATTTGCTTGGTGTTGTACAACAGCCACGTCTTGACTTTCCAAGCCGTATGTTTGAGGTAATTGTCCTGTTGGAAATTGAACTTGTTGCCTTCTAAACCCATTTTGGTGGCACTGGAGTGTAAATTTTCCTTTAATGTATTGAGATATCCTTCAGCGTTCATAATTCCGTCTATAAAAACCAAGTTTCCAACTCCACGAGCGGACATGCGGACAAACTAGTACGGAACCACCGCCATGCTTCACCGATGGTTTAacactttttaaataaaattcttcACAGGGCTTTCGCTACACGTTTCCTTTATCAGACCCGAATATATTGAATCAAACAAAAACGCCTATTCGGCACACTTTATCAAAATCGAGCAGCTAGACCTAAGCATATTGAATAGCAGAGTGCTgaatataacaaaaattaaaaaattgtatttatttagtagatcgtataaagcattttcgtcacaaaagATGATACCAGAACATTAATTTCCTGAAGGTGCGATTGTCACAagatttttacctcgttaagaggtgatGTGGAGCGCACATGTAAAGATTTTATCACAGTGTAAACGGATGTTTTCTTAAGAAGTTTATAACGCAGAGAAGGAATAAGAGTCGTTTCGTTAGGCGTACAAAGTATTTCGAAATTCCTTTTTACGATATATAGCACAAGCCTGTAGCTTTAGTAGTTTACTTAAGTAGTTACGGGTGTACTAAGTATTGCTATTTGTAGCTGTTTTTCCGCCAAACTaacgagtttttccaaaagtggtaaAACCAAAGATTCCTATAGTAAGCTGTTTGACATAGTCTTAAAATTCCAGGACCTTCAAATAGAGTTTGGATACGCACAAAAAAGGTCAATGCGCGGGCAGTGTTCGATGGTTTGAAcaacatttttgttgattattaACTTTGAAAGGATACTTTTTACaacaaaagttgaggaatctcaagaGCTATACACCttaaaaggtaatttaaaATCGCTAAAGCCGTTTTTGAGAGATCaaaaaaaatctgaatttacataaaaacctttgcccataatttttaaactgtGGTATTTATACAAATCATGTTAAAAGGCTTGCAAAGCATTTTGAAATACCTTTCTAACAACATGTAGCACAAGCCTGTAGCTTTAGtagttcacaagttacgggtgtacaaactagctagtttttccaaaagtggtagTACTAATGTTTCTAATattgagctgtttaacatCGTCTAGAATTTTCGGGACTCAAAAGTAACGTTTTGGGACAAActgacaaacaaaataaaatcttcattTTGAGAAGTGCCCTAATATCTTGTTTGGCGTATTACTATTGAACGGAGAATCCGATTTTgacaaatgaggtgtcattcgacgcgtattttAAGTGAGAGTACTAGTAGGTTAATAGCGGGGTGTATCTATCACCACCGGCCCCAACACATCaacttttataaatttacaaGTTTACACTTTTACGGCTCTTTCTCCCAAACCAATTGATATGGCATccttttagtttttgcaatTCCTTTCGATTAATGTATCATTCGTACCTTCGCACATCCTCCTGGTGCGTgtcgtcactacgtggactaCCGTCCACAGTGATTCGCTTTCATCACTAAATATTACTTGTTCCCAGTACTCAAAGTTCCGGTCTAAACACGTTTGAGCAGCGAATTCCGTTCCCTTCGAAATTTTGTTAGAGATTTACACCAAGAATGACAGTCCCCGAATTCAGtccttaaaataaaaacgcaaccaaaatgaaaaaaaaataaaataatgcGCTAGCCCCAAAAAATActacaaaatacaaaattcgtGTGTGCAACAAATTCTTTTGTGAGCAGTCAAAACTTTTATGGAAAGCGTTTTCTGCTCGGTTTTTTTTCGTCATATACTTCACAAAATATGTATCTTTGGAAACATAAAccatttttaacattttaaaatggtTACTTATTTAAAATTGGCCTTTTTCTCTTAACCCTCTGCAACGAATACTTTTGTGACTCACTACTGTAGTCGCCTTCGCATACGctcctggtgcgcttcgtcactgCGTACAGTTGCGGTCCAAATAATAGTCGCTCGGAGAGTTTTTActcaatattttttctttttattaaaatccaAATTCATTTTTTCACATTAGTAACTGTAATTATCTGCTCTCTAAGAATGTGCAGTTAAGTTCGGTTTGTATTATTGGCAGCTCTTCTACAATGGTTAGAAATGCTATTGAATATGAACCAGCATATTGAATATGAATATCGACCAAAGTTATTGGACAAAAGATCAGTGGGTTGCTTAGCAAGACAGTCAAGAAACGAGCCTTTCGCGTCTGCTGCATCACAAAAAAAATCATCTAACTTAAATGTAAGTTGGTTACCATTAAGAAGGAGGATTAGAGATAATGACCTCATTTCAAGAAGTCCAAGAAAATTGCCTTACTCACAAAAAGTATAAAGTTTGTCAGAGAGGCCTTGAATTGGCCTTCGGAAAAGTGGTGGAATATTTTGTGTTCGGATAAGTCCAAAATAGTTTTGTTTGGAGACCGAGGTTCTCGGCAGTTTGTTAGACGACCACCCTTATGTGCTTTTCACCAGAATATACCCTAAAAACGGTAAAGCACTGTGGTTCTTTAATTATGATTTGGTCGAGTTTTTCATACTGTGAAGTGGGCCAAAAAATTGGGTGGACCGATGTGTATACGTCACCATTTTAAACGGCGTGATGCTCCCATAAGCCTCCGAGGACATGCCTCTTGTTTAGACCTTCCAACAGGATAACGATACCTAACATACTAGTAAACTTGCTAAAGAGTGATTCGCAGTCAATCAAGTCAATGTCATGGAGTGGCCCGCACAGTTTTTGCAAAGTTTCACTACTACTATTTCTAAAAAATCTTATTAACTATCcaatgttgtttttttttttttatctacTATAATTTGAGTTtcaatgaaaattaaaaaaattgtaaacgTTTTTAAACTTTCTTTTTGGGTTGCTAGGAAGCCTCTGGGCAccatttttagtttttaagaAACGAGAAAATTTTTTGACGTTTCAACAACAAAGAAAATGTTATATTGTGAACATAAAGAAATATGCATTTATAGTCAAAAAAAATATCCCCTAGACTGCAATACTTGGGTCCATTTGAAGACCgaccgttgttgttgtttcatcctaagaaataaaatcataaatttCGAAGAACAAAATTTTTGAAATCGCAGCATATAAAGGTTTTTAAagcctttttttttaattttgcaattttttgtcGCTTATGTTTGCTATTCTTAAGACAAATGTACCTTAGTTATAAGACCGTCTGTACTATGGGCGTAATCACCCTTTATTTAGTTACTAGATATGTAACCTACCCTACATACTCTCTAAAACCAATATTTCAGCAAGGGTGTCAAACTATTTGAAACTTATAGTAAGCTCTATAGAGTTAAGAAGGCTGTACCGTTTCATACATCAAAGCTAAATtcatagtcaactttcgtATTCAGAAAAAAGTGTTTGTGCAAACACGAATTTATGAAATAGGCATGACATTAACACAGTAATATACGCAATATAATTAAAACTTTGAAAACGGTGTTACAAACATTGACTTTCTAATAAATGCAAGTGTATGAAACTTCGGCTTACCGAAGTTAActcccttttactctacgagtaacgggtataacaggatttgtcggaaagtatgcaacccaataaaatatatgattatattcttgatccggatcacaagccgagtcgatctagccatgtccgtatgaacgctgagttCTCTTGTACAATCTGCtactccctttagctgagtaacgggtatctgatatactatgtttatgctaagggttccatgatttcttaaaagcgtgaaataaaatttgctccTGTTTATGCGACACAGCCGAATTCATGctttttatcaatctcagctGACAGAGATGACGGACTAGTGGAAAAAGGTGTTAGCGATTATAAAACCGATTATttttttcgattcgcatgaaaTAGTCTTGCTTGTATTAAAGATAAAGTATGTGCAAGCcagtataacattttttttaccttCCTTCCTTTCCATTGGCACTGAATGAacaaaaaatttgttaaatgtAAGGTGTATTCATGTATTTATATCGATCTGGCCACTCTGATAATTGTACAGAGTTACCGGAGTTTAATTGTGACCATTTCACGCACTCATGTTGAATTCATatactatgtttatgctaagggtttcatgatttcttaaaagcgtgaaataaaatttgctccTGTTTATGCGACGCGGCCGAATTCATGCATATTATCAATCTCAGCTGACAGAGATGCCGGACCGGTGGAAAAAGGTGTGAGCGATATTTAAACCGAAAAttttttcgattcgcatgaaaTAATCTGGCTaatattaaagataaagtgtgtgcaagccagtataacattttttctaccatcaaaataaaagataaaaactagtttccattggcactgaattaaaaaattatttgttaaaAGTAAGGTGTATTTATATCGTTCTGGCAGCTCCGACAATTAAATAGAGTTACCAGAGTTTAATTGTGaccatttcacgctttcagGTTGAATTCATAGTGAACTTtcgtttgttgccgaattcaCGAAATGGCGTTTATGCACACAAGAATCGGTTGAAATCGCGAAATGAAAGCGTGAATTCGGCATCGCATAAACACAGTAATAGTCGAGGGACCTGCACGTATAAAATCGAAAAACCTATTATAAACACAACATTGAAACAAAACTTAGATACAacagttttaattatttatttttaaataatttagctGTTTTTTCCTGTTGGGTACTTCAATATTTTAGCAAATATggataataacaaaaaagaaTGACTGAATTATGGTGTTCATTGAAATAGCagtattaaaagaaaaatatgatCAAATTCAATATGGCTCATAAATAACTTAATCCTACTAAATATCGATTTGATTACgaccaaatatttttttgtatagcTTTTATTGGCTGTTACAGGCTAACACCTACGTGGCATGGAGTCCACCAAGTCCTTGCAACGTTTGTGGGAAATCTGACCCCATCTCTTCTGCACAACTTGCCAAAGCTGCGGCTTACAAGTCGGGGATTTCTTGGCAACATAACGCTTATGACCCT is from Drosophila suzukii chromosome 3, CBGP_Dsuzu_IsoJpt1.0, whole genome shotgun sequence and encodes:
- the RpL10 gene encoding large ribosomal subunit protein uL16, yielding MGRRPARCYRYCKNKPYPKSRFCRGVPDPKIRIFDLGRKKATVEDFPLCVHLVSDEYEQLSSEALEAGRICCNKYLVKYCGKDQFHIRMRLHPFHVIRINKMLSCAGADRLQTGMRGAFGKPQGTVARVRIGQPIMSVRSSDRYKAQVIEALRRAKFKFPGRQKIYVSKKWGFTKYERERYEELRDDNRLEPDGCNVKYRPEHGPIAAWEKTQRDVYA